Proteins found in one Nocardia brasiliensis ATCC 700358 genomic segment:
- the purB gene encoding adenylosuccinate lyase produces MSHHFALADMAALWTEQARYDTWTRVEILVAEAQSAIGRVPADAVADIRRAPAPAAARVRELIAERDHEVLSYLAAFCDPIPADSARWVHLGMTSYDLVDTALGHTLAQATDLILDQARRLRRVLADLAGAQWETPCVGRTHGVHAEPTTFGHKLAGFVFAVDRAIRRLVAAREAVAVGTISGAVGTYSLIDPAVERIVCERLSLGVEPAPSQVVARDRHAELVQAVALLGACVEQLALELRLLQRTEVREVEERRTSAYQGSSAMPHKRNPTGSERLCGLARVLRGQVAPFLENVALWHERDLAHAAVERVLLPEILTIGHYQAALAADLVETLEVRPDRMRTALAATRGLIYSSPVLAALLRDGMDREKAYRTVQAAADRVARGELDFGTALAEAGVAAEVLEPERFPLHHEVVLRRLRALDLTT; encoded by the coding sequence ATGAGCCACCACTTCGCCCTCGCGGACATGGCCGCGCTGTGGACCGAGCAGGCTCGCTACGACACCTGGACCCGGGTCGAGATCCTGGTCGCCGAGGCGCAATCGGCGATCGGGCGCGTCCCGGCGGACGCCGTCGCGGACATCCGCCGCGCACCGGCCCCGGCGGCGGCCCGGGTGCGCGAACTGATCGCCGAACGAGATCATGAGGTGCTGTCCTATCTCGCCGCGTTCTGCGACCCGATCCCGGCCGATTCGGCGCGCTGGGTGCACCTCGGGATGACCAGCTATGACCTGGTCGATACCGCACTGGGCCATACGCTCGCCCAGGCGACCGACCTGATCCTCGATCAGGCGCGCCGGTTGCGTCGCGTCCTCGCCGATCTCGCTGGTGCGCAGTGGGAGACGCCCTGTGTCGGCCGTACCCATGGCGTCCACGCCGAGCCGACGACCTTCGGGCACAAGCTGGCCGGATTCGTCTTCGCCGTGGATCGTGCGATCCGGCGCCTGGTCGCGGCACGCGAGGCGGTGGCGGTCGGCACCATCTCCGGTGCGGTCGGTACGTACTCGTTGATCGATCCGGCCGTGGAACGAATTGTCTGCGAACGGCTTTCGCTGGGCGTGGAACCGGCGCCCAGCCAGGTCGTGGCCCGGGACCGGCACGCCGAGCTCGTCCAGGCGGTGGCTCTGCTCGGGGCGTGCGTCGAGCAACTGGCGCTCGAGTTGCGGCTGTTGCAGCGCACCGAGGTTCGCGAGGTCGAAGAGCGCCGGACCAGTGCCTACCAGGGGTCGAGCGCGATGCCGCACAAGCGCAATCCCACCGGCAGCGAGCGCCTGTGCGGGCTGGCCCGGGTTCTGCGCGGCCAGGTCGCGCCGTTCCTGGAGAACGTCGCCCTGTGGCACGAACGGGATCTGGCGCACGCCGCCGTCGAACGGGTCCTGCTGCCCGAGATTCTCACCATCGGTCACTACCAGGCGGCGCTGGCCGCCGATCTGGTCGAAACCCTCGAGGTGCGCCCGGATCGGATGCGCACGGCGCTGGCGGCGACCCGCGGGCTGATCTACAGCTCGCCGGTGCTGGCCGCCCTGCTGCGCGACGGAATGGACCGCGAAAAGGCCTACCGCACCGTACAAGCCGCGGCCGACCGAGTGGCACGGGGGGAACTGGACTTCGGCACCGCGCTGGCCGAGGCCGGTGTCGCCGCCGAAGTGCTGGAGCCCGAACGGTTTCCACTCCATCACGAGGTCGTCCTGCGTCGACTGCGCGCCCTCGACCTCACCACCTGA